In Amphiura filiformis chromosome 2, Afil_fr2py, whole genome shotgun sequence, one DNA window encodes the following:
- the LOC140139347 gene encoding uncharacterized protein — protein MIRPKRQRDLLPRPFCKYCKRRFINNIPRYKSHLRSHELSIKPYWYNNPNLKPKAGCVKLRINTVRKRRSGDGDVLQRNLYHQDSHENIVYTDTRDCDKSSNYISAESMHGLSHTGDKPHQRGYCNKSFNQLYNMTRHEVIHTGEKPHQCSYCNKSFSRLYNMERHELIHMDEKPHKGSYLQQFTQHIEQQETASMKMITEENPHKCSHCHKSFSRLYNKKRHEMIHTGEKPHKCSYCYKSFNILSNMKHHEMLHTAEPKPHKCSYCNKSFSQLGSKKDHEMIHTGEKPHQCSYCNKSFSRLRSKKRHELIHTGEKPHQCSYCNRSFNILSNKVQHEMLHTGEKPHKCSYCHTSFNILSKKKQHEKTHTGENLKPHKCSYCNKSFSQLGDKKQHEKIHTGEKPHKCSYCNKLFSRMYNKNRHELIHTGEKPHQCSYCSQSFNNLSNKKQHEMLHTADKPHKYSFCNKSFSQLGNKKEHERIHTGEKSHKFSYKSFSQLGHKKQHGMLHTGEKLHQCSYCNKSFSRLYNMERHELIHTEEKPHQCSYCNKSFNRLYNMERHELIHTESGTDLADLIIRQAHHTLDSRIGILHDYFLFYTNDDGFSTIPANA, from the coding sequence ATGATTAGACCCAAGCGACAAAGGGATTTGCTTCCACGTCCATTCTGCAAATATTGTAAAAGAAGATTTATCAACAATATTCCTCGTTATAAATCACATCTTCGCAGCCATGAGCTAAGCATTAAACCTTACTGGTACAacaacccaaatttaaaacccaAAGCTGGTTGTGTCAAGCTACGGATCAACACGGTGCGAAAGAGGAGAAGTGGAGATGGCGATGTACTACAGAGGAATTTGTATCATCAGGACTCACATGAGAATATCGTGTATACGGATACCCGTGATTGTGACAAGTCGTCTAATTATATATCTGCAGAGTCTATGCATGGACTTTCGCATACAGGAGACAAACCTCATCAACGTGGatactgcaacaaatcattcaatcAATTATATAATATGACGAGACATGAagtgattcatacaggagagaaacctcatcaatgtagctactgcaataaATCATTCAGTCGATTGTATAATATGGAGAGACATGAACTGATTCATATGGATGAGAAACCTCATAAAGGCAGCTATTTGCAACAATTCACTCAACATATTGAGCAACAGGAAACAGCTAGTATGAAAATGATAACGGAAGAAAACCCTCATAAGTGTAGCCACTGCCACAAATCATTCAGTCGATTATATAATAAGAAgcgacatgaaatgattcatacgggtgagaaacctcataaatgcagTTATTGCTATAAATCATTCAACATCTTGAGCAACATGAAACATCATGAAATGCTCCATACAGCAGAGCccaaacctcataaatgtagctattgcaacaaatcattcagccaattaGGAAGCAAGAAAgatcatgaaatgattcatacaggagagaaacctcatcaatgtagctattgcaacaaatcattcagtcgATTACGTAGTAAGAAACGACATGAATTGATTCATACGggtgagaaacctcatcaatgtagttATTGCAACCGATCATTCAATATCTTGAGCAACAAGGTACAGCATGAAATgcttcatacaggagagaaacctcataaatgtagctactgccaCACGTCATTCAACATATTGAGCAAGAAGAAACAGCATGAAAAGACGCATACGGGAGAAAACttgaaacctcataaatgtagctattgcaacaaatcattcagtcaATTGGgagacaagaaacaacatgaaaagattcataccggtgagaaacctcataaatgtagctactgcaacaaattaTTCAGTCGAATGTATAACAAAAATAGACATGAACTGATTCATACGGgcgagaaacctcatcaatgtagctattgcagcCAATCATTCAACAACTTGAGCAACAAGAAACAGCATGAAATGCTTCATACAGCGGACAAACCTCATAAATATAGCTTCTGCAATAAATCATTCAGCCAATTAGGAaacaagaaagaacatgaaaggattcatacaggagagaaatctCATAAATTCAGCTACAAGTCGTTCAGCCAATTGGGACACAAGAAACAACACGGAATGTTACATACAGGAGAAAAGCTTCatcaatgtagctactgcaataaATCATTCAGTCGATTATATAATATGGAGAGACATGAACTGATTCATACGgaagagaaacctcatcaatgtagctactgcaacaaatcattcaatcGATTATATAATATGGAGAGACATGAACTGATTCATACGGaatcagggacagacttag